The Juglans regia cultivar Chandler chromosome 2, Walnut 2.0, whole genome shotgun sequence genome includes a window with the following:
- the LOC109004014 gene encoding acyl-CoA-binding protein isoform X2: MGLKEEFEEHAEKAMTLPESTTNENKLILYGLYKRATVGAVNTSRPGMFSLRERAKWDAWKAVEGKSKEEAMSDYITKVKQLHE, encoded by the exons ATGGGTTTGAAG GAGGAGTTTGAGGAGCATGCTGAGAAAGCCATGACCCTGCCGGAGTCTACAACAAACGAAAACAAGCTTATTCTTTATGGGCTGTACAAGCGGGCCACTGTTGGAGCAGTGAACACCA GCCGTCCTGGAATGTTCAGCTTGAGGGAGAGAGCAAAGTGGGATGCATGGAAGGCTGTTGAAG GGAAGTCCAAGGAGGAAGCAATGAGTGATTACATAACCAAAGTGAAACAGCTGCATGAATAA
- the LOC109004014 gene encoding acyl-CoA-binding protein isoform X1 has protein sequence MGLLQEEFEEHAEKAMTLPESTTNENKLILYGLYKRATVGAVNTSRPGMFSLRERAKWDAWKAVEGKSKEEAMSDYITKVKQLHE, from the exons ATGGGGTTATTGCAGGAGGAGTTTGAGGAGCATGCTGAGAAAGCCATGACCCTGCCGGAGTCTACAACAAACGAAAACAAGCTTATTCTTTATGGGCTGTACAAGCGGGCCACTGTTGGAGCAGTGAACACCA GCCGTCCTGGAATGTTCAGCTTGAGGGAGAGAGCAAAGTGGGATGCATGGAAGGCTGTTGAAG GGAAGTCCAAGGAGGAAGCAATGAGTGATTACATAACCAAAGTGAAACAGCTGCATGAATAA